In Primulina eburnea isolate SZY01 chromosome 3, ASM2296580v1, whole genome shotgun sequence, one DNA window encodes the following:
- the LOC140827206 gene encoding uncharacterized protein, which produces MRNNSFKWKYTDSLMDPLVSNTVFRPPVLDGSNYALWKVKMRMYIKSIEERAWQRVLDGWSPPRIVDDDGDSRSKPESSWSNDEVQTSNFNSKALNAIFTSVDINMFCLITNCISGKEAWDILQKHCEGSEIVRRTKLRMLTSKFESLRMEENETIMEYDRRLREIANEAFSLGDSMSNERLVSKVLRSLPERFNIKICAIDESKDTSKINLEDLISSLRTFEMNLDLQKRDTGKAVALQTMNDSVNNLV; this is translated from the exons ATGCGCAATAattctttcaagtg GAAATACACTGATAGCTTAATGGATCCACTAGTGTCTAACACGGTTTTTAGACCACCAGTCCTAGATGGTTCGAACTATGCTCTCTGGAAAGTCAAGATGAGGATGTACATCAAATCTATAGAAGAAAGGGCATGGCAACGAGTCTTAGATGGTTGGTCCCCACCAAGGATAGTTGATGATGATGGAGACAGTCGAAGCAAACCTGAGAGTTCCTGGTCCAATGATGAAGTTCAAACCTCGAACTTCAACTCCAAGGCGCTAAATGCTATTTTCACCTCTGTTGATATCAACATGTTTTGTCTCATCACCAACTGCATCTCCGGCAAAGAAGCCTGGGATATTCTTCAAAAGCACTGCGAAGGATCTGAGATTGTTCGTAGAACCAAACTCAGGATGTTGACCtctaaatttgaaagtttaaggATGGAGGAAAACGAGACTATTATGGAATATGATCGGAGATTGCGTGAGATAGCGAATGAGGCCTTTAGTCTCGGTgattctatgtcaaatgaaagATTGGTTAGCAAGGTACTGAGATCTCTTCCTGAGCGTTTTAATATCAAAATATGTGCTATTGACGAATCCAAGGACACCTCTAAGATTAATCTGGAGGATCTAATCAGCTCACTCAGAACATTTGAGATGAATCTAGACCTACAGAAAAGAGATACTGGGAAGGCTGTTGCCTTACAAACTATGAATGATTCTGTGAATAATCTAGTTTAG